A window from Bacteroidota bacterium encodes these proteins:
- a CDS encoding metal ABC transporter permease, whose translation MNPDWNLLTEGYEQRALLASLLVGISCGLLGCLIVLQNMSLIGDALSHSILPGVVAGYVVVGHSLFALFAGSVVAGMVSAILITLLQRHAAARNDASIGIVFSFMFALGIIGISWLTQQQGVHIDMKDFLFGNVLGVSRQDLWLTGLIAVYVALSLLVFYRYFFAVTFSRVVARTQGIRTGWVHYYMMLLLSFSVVAALQSVGVILVVAMLVIPASTALLLSRRLPHMLAWSALFGALSACIGLIGAIRLNWPPGPTMTVCAGLLYLAVLLLAPRRRRIWSRLGHRRRRTSDKSDKAIHDTHP comes from the coding sequence ATGAACCCGGACTGGAACCTGCTAACCGAGGGCTATGAGCAGCGGGCCCTACTAGCCAGCCTGCTGGTAGGCATCAGCTGTGGACTGCTGGGCTGCCTGATTGTGCTGCAAAACATGAGCCTGATAGGCGATGCGCTGAGCCATAGCATCCTGCCGGGGGTGGTGGCAGGCTATGTGGTGGTGGGGCACAGCCTATTTGCCCTCTTTGCCGGCTCGGTGGTGGCCGGTATGGTCAGCGCCATACTCATCACCCTGCTACAGCGCCACGCAGCAGCACGCAATGATGCCAGCATTGGCATCGTCTTCAGCTTCATGTTTGCCCTCGGCATCATCGGCATCTCCTGGCTCACCCAGCAGCAGGGGGTTCACATCGATATGAAGGACTTTCTCTTTGGCAATGTGCTGGGGGTAAGCAGGCAAGATCTCTGGCTCACGGGCCTCATAGCGGTCTACGTAGCTCTTAGCCTGCTGGTCTTCTACCGCTACTTCTTTGCCGTTACCTTTAGCCGGGTGGTGGCGCGCACCCAGGGCATCCGCACAGGCTGGGTGCACTACTATATGATGCTGCTGCTCAGCTTCAGTGTAGTGGCGGCCCTGCAGAGTGTGGGGGTTATCCTGGTAGTAGCCATGCTCGTTATACCTGCCAGCACGGCCCTACTGCTTAGCCGCCGCCTACCCCACATGCTGGCCTGGAGTGCCCTATTCGGTGCCCTAAGCGCTTGCATTGGCCTGATCGGGGCTATCCGGCTAAACTGGCCGCCAGGCCCTACCATGACGGTGTGTGCAGGCCTACTCTACCTGGCTGTATTGCTATTGGCCCCGCGCAGGAGGCGCATCTGGAGCCGGCTGGGCCACAGGCGTAGACGGACAAGCGACAAAAGCGACAAGGCCATCCATGACACGCATCCATGA